In Scatophagus argus isolate fScaArg1 chromosome 18, fScaArg1.pri, whole genome shotgun sequence, the DNA window TGTTAACCTCACTATCTTAACGCGGAAGTGGTTTCCCCGtagatttaaaaatatacaaactgATCTTGATGATTCATGTTCGATTGCTTTTGCCTGCCTAGTGATATTCTTCAGTCGATTGGCTCTGACTGAGCGTCGAGTTCTTTGATTGAACATGGCGGCGACTCCAGCAACAAATCCGTCACAGTTGCTCCCACTTGGTTTGTATATGTCAAATAATGTTTGGTTACTGTTTTAGTAACTAGATAATTAATTGTGAAACTGTATTAAAAGCCACAGTGCAGCGTTTGGAATTTGAAACGGTAGTTCAGATACTGGTGATGATTTGTTAGCTAGGTAACGTTAGCATCATGCTTTCAGGTATATACGCGTGATGGTCCTCATTACGAGCTGCTAACAGTGCTATGGTCTTAACATACAGacttacagttttgttttgttacataaGTAGGATATAGCTCATTGAAAAAAACGTCTCTGTACAGATTGGTACATTAGGAGGGAAATACGTTGCTCCAAAAGCCAGACATATAAAACGGTCTCAATCACAATGGACAAAGAGGCATCGAATCCTCATACTAAAGCGGAAGattaacagtttttattttgcattggCAAAAGCTGTTTATGCTAAACGTTGCTTGTTTTATGTAGAGTAAATAGTCGTTTTAGATCTAGTACAGGTGGGCTTGCCTAACAGAGGGGTGGAAAGTAAGGAACTGAAAGTTatacaaaaaagcagcaaaacaaaattacagcatttctaatttcactttgttttccatcttttaGAGCTTGTGGATAAATGTATTGGCTCACGAATTCACATTGTCATGAAAACCGACAAAGAAATCGTCGGTACGCTGCTGGGTTTCGATGACTTTGTCAGTATCCTTTCCAGGttacaaaccaaaaacaaactaatttcTCGTGTTTAATGTACTGTATGATTTTGTCATGTGAAGCCTGAATTTGTTCCAGATCTTGCCCTTAACTCAGTCTTTTAGATATGGTCCTGGAAGATGTGACAGAATTGTAAGTGTTGTGTTTGAATTAAGTATAGTCCTTTTTAAGCCAGCCGCTTTACCCGGTTGTTGAATGAGCtcgttgttgtttctgtgtttcagtgaaATTACTCCAGAGGGTAGGAGGATAACCAAACTTGATCAGATTCTCCTCAATGGCAATAACATCACCATGGTATGTAAACCGTCTGCATATTTGGCAAACTTGCTTTTAATTAATAGGTTCATGTCTTGTGTGTCTTCCACCTCCACGCGACCTGTCATTGATGTTGAAGACCTTCACAATAGAACTGATAtcaacatgttttcttctttgcagCTCATACCTGGTGGTGAAGGTCCTGACGTATGAGTACCATCACTGAATACTGATACAGTTTTGTGTTGTGGATACAAGCCttttcctgtgttgtgtttcttatTGATTATGTCATTATTGCTGTGATTGGATCATTCCCTCTCAATCTTgagggaaaatatttttgtaataagATTCACAATTacgtttttgtttaaaaaaaaaagctaattttttttctgtgtcatgAGTCACATGTGACAAAAAATTCCaaataaatgacaatgaaacagttttctttatttgtatttgttttttatttttttaacccaaAGTTGAATTATCATACAACAGCAGTGATAAAAGTCAGATCCAGATGGGTTTTTTATGTTTGAGGAAAATAGAACAGAATTGACAACTGATTCAGATGTGTATGCAGCATTACTGAAAAGCGTTCTGACTGAAAAAAGTACGAGGATTTGTAGAATCTGTCCCATCTTCAGTACATGGAAggtttctcttctcctttcgGATTGGTCACCTTATCCAGATTCTTGTTGATGATGTCATAAAACTCCGCCTGTTGTacaaaggttttaaaaaaactcATATTTTCTCTGTAATAGAATGGTGATAAATACTTATAGTGACTTACGTAAAAGCCGCGGATGTCGAGAACAATCACTCTGATCTCAGAGTAGATGGCCTCATCCTTCTCGTGGACAAGTGAGCGGTAGTCCATCTGGAGGTAGGTAACACTGAGTTAAAAGTTTTTATCAAAGCTTTTATGCTTTATCAAACTACAGGGAAgagtgcatttgttggggactactTCTAGCAGCAGaataatccacatttggtgcgCCAGGATGGTTCATGTGGGACTGTATCAAAGTAAACTATGTTCATGATAGTGAGAGAACACGTCACACAGTGTagctcagtgatgtgtttttaatagttttaggACCACAatctcttcatcttttcatggACAGGGAGAAAAATATGGACAATCACCAGATGTATCCTTTAAGATATGGCAATTGTGAACACTCACCACATGAGTCTCTTTAGAAGCTTTTGCAACAGCATCTCCCCTCTCTGAGAAGTACCTGGATAATACAAAGGAAATGATTTTATAAGTCACAGTCACTGGATGTCTACCCATAAATCTGTGTTCTTTTATCAACCAAAACTACCATAAAAACTGAAGGTTTTctgatttttgaaaaaaaatcctgcattcCTAATAAATTGCTGTTAATAGTTTGTCTCCAAAAACAACTGAGAAACGATGTAAAACCTACCCGTGTTTGCAGGTAGAATTTCCCATCATCACACTTAACACAAGCAGCATTTACATTCAACCTACTTGTTGATGTTGGTCTGAAAACTGTCAACTTTAGTCTTCACTGCACCAATTCTCTCTAAGATTTTCTCCTGTGGTGGAAAAATAAGTTGCAGTTCATTAAGACTTCAAATAATCCAACCAAACGGTCAT includes these proteins:
- the lsm5 gene encoding U6 snRNA-associated Sm-like protein LSm5 is translated as MAATPATNPSQLLPLELVDKCIGSRIHIVMKTDKEIVGTLLGFDDFVNMVLEDVTEFEITPEGRRITKLDQILLNGNNITMLIPGGEGPDV